Proteins from a single region of Novosphingobium sp. CECT 9465:
- a CDS encoding ABC transporter ATP-binding protein — protein sequence MNFVPSESHGASTANGSHTASPEVSFAALDEFDEFDDRESASISIGGVIAVLRLVAPFWRGMTWALPSVIGLGLVAAAAEGMGIGVVLLLLSSMMRGEADQGLLEHDGFDRLAGLIMDWTGGEIWVLAVLAGAMMALRIFVIVANDIVTTLLEGRISHQVRTSLFRSLLHMPMEAMQSRSFGDMLMVVNHQSWRIAEATDALANMVLSGVIALLMGLALMFVAPAIGIVAIVGTVLLSFALKPVERAAERAGEEVADASRQVSVMTLRALQSMRAVRAFSGTRAQMRVFAEHSGRLHRASNRSDLLSSIGESGNQVTSLLLLVLITLVALQQGLGFPVILASVALLYRMQPYVAAFDTHRLRLAVMLAPIRAVSELVAMAPPERRRSSGIPFTGMRECIALENLTFHYANRPLPALAGFTGVIPAGGWTLIDGRSGAGKSTFVNLLLGFLQPTDGTITIDGRPLDDIDIDEWRSTLAVSGQDVELIDGTLAENILIGRPQASEADLVRAIEVAGLAPVLAGLAQGVQTRVGERGLNLSGGQRQRVGIARAMITDPQILILDEAVPRQHQWHRFEVVI from the coding sequence CGGCACTTGATGAGTTTGACGAGTTCGACGACCGGGAAAGTGCGTCCATAAGCATCGGTGGCGTGATCGCCGTTTTGCGTCTGGTGGCGCCATTCTGGCGCGGCATGACCTGGGCCTTGCCGTCCGTCATCGGGCTGGGGTTGGTTGCAGCCGCCGCCGAAGGCATGGGAATCGGCGTGGTCCTGCTGTTGCTGTCCAGCATGATGCGCGGTGAAGCCGATCAGGGATTGCTTGAACACGATGGCTTCGATCGCCTGGCAGGGCTGATCATGGACTGGACCGGCGGGGAAATCTGGGTTCTGGCAGTGCTGGCGGGGGCGATGATGGCGCTGCGAATCTTCGTGATCGTGGCAAACGATATCGTCACCACGCTGCTGGAAGGCCGCATATCCCACCAGGTGCGCACCTCGCTGTTCCGCAGCCTGCTGCACATGCCGATGGAAGCGATGCAAAGCCGGTCCTTCGGTGACATGCTGATGGTGGTCAATCACCAGAGCTGGCGCATCGCAGAGGCGACCGATGCCCTGGCGAACATGGTCCTGAGTGGCGTCATCGCATTGCTGATGGGTCTTGCCCTGATGTTTGTCGCGCCTGCTATCGGTATCGTCGCCATTGTCGGAACGGTGCTTCTGTCATTCGCGCTCAAGCCTGTGGAACGGGCTGCTGAACGTGCCGGAGAAGAGGTTGCCGATGCCTCGCGCCAGGTGAGCGTGATGACTTTGCGCGCATTGCAATCCATGCGCGCGGTCAGGGCGTTCAGTGGCACCAGGGCGCAGATGAGGGTGTTTGCGGAGCATTCCGGGCGGCTTCATCGCGCGTCCAACCGCAGCGATCTGTTGTCCAGCATCGGCGAATCCGGCAATCAGGTCACGTCGTTGCTGTTGCTCGTCCTGATTACGCTCGTTGCCTTGCAGCAGGGCCTTGGCTTTCCGGTGATCCTTGCATCCGTCGCGCTTCTCTATCGCATGCAGCCCTATGTGGCTGCGTTCGATACGCACCGTCTGCGCCTTGCCGTGATGCTTGCGCCGATCCGGGCGGTCAGTGAACTTGTCGCAATGGCACCGCCAGAACGGCGGCGGAGTTCTGGCATACCCTTCACCGGTATGCGCGAATGCATCGCTCTCGAAAATCTCACGTTTCACTATGCCAACCGGCCCTTGCCCGCGCTTGCGGGATTTACCGGCGTGATACCGGCCGGGGGATGGACGCTGATCGATGGCCGGAGTGGGGCGGGCAAATCCACGTTCGTCAATCTTCTGCTCGGTTTTCTGCAGCCGACAGACGGAACGATCACTATCGACGGACGTCCGCTTGATGACATCGACATTGATGAATGGCGCAGTACGCTGGCAGTCAGCGGGCAGGACGTCGAACTGATCGATGGCACCCTGGCTGAAAACATCCTGATCGGAAGGCCGCAAGCCAGCGAAGCGGACCTTGTCCGGGCCATCGAAGTCGCGGGCCTTGCGCCGGTTCTCGCCGGTCTGGCGCAGGGTGTGCAGACCCGCGTGGGCGAACGCGGTCTCAACCTCTCCGGCGGGCAGCGCCAGCGCGTGGGCATTGCCCGCGCGATGATC